The following proteins are encoded in a genomic region of Neomicrococcus aestuarii:
- a CDS encoding adenylosuccinate synthase, translating into MPAIVIVGAQWGDEGKGKATDLLGGRVDYVVKPNGGNNAGHTVVVNGEKYELKLLPAGILSPNATPIIGNGCVVNLEALFEEIDGLEARGADTSRLRISANAHLVAPYHQTMDKVTERFLGKRAIGTTGRGIGPAYMDKVGRLGIRVQDVFDESILRQKVEGALRQKNELLVKIYNRRSVAVDEIVEYFLSYAERLRPLVIDSTYVLNKALDEDKVVLMEGGQATFLDVDHGTYPFVTSSNPTAGGASVGSGIGPTRISRAIGIIKAYTTRVGAGPFPTELFDDMGIYLQKTGGEFGVNTGRPRRCGWYDALLARHAARVNGFTDFFLTKLDVLTGIEEIPVCVAYDVDGVRHDEMPMTQTEFHHAKPIFEYFPGWTEDISGAKTLEDLPQNARDYVLALERMSGARFSAIGVGPDRDQTIVRYDLING; encoded by the coding sequence GTGCCGGCCATTGTGATTGTTGGAGCCCAGTGGGGAGACGAAGGTAAGGGTAAGGCTACGGACTTGCTCGGCGGCCGCGTTGACTACGTGGTCAAGCCAAACGGCGGAAACAACGCGGGCCACACGGTAGTGGTCAACGGTGAGAAGTATGAGCTCAAGCTCCTTCCAGCCGGCATTTTGTCACCCAACGCAACGCCAATTATCGGCAACGGCTGCGTGGTGAACCTCGAAGCTCTCTTTGAAGAGATCGACGGACTTGAAGCTCGCGGAGCGGACACGTCCCGTCTGCGCATCTCCGCCAACGCACACTTGGTAGCTCCGTACCACCAGACCATGGACAAGGTGACCGAACGCTTCCTTGGCAAGCGTGCCATTGGCACCACCGGCCGCGGCATTGGACCTGCCTACATGGACAAGGTCGGACGCCTGGGCATCCGCGTTCAGGATGTCTTTGACGAGTCCATCCTGCGCCAGAAGGTCGAAGGCGCGCTGCGCCAGAAGAACGAACTCCTGGTGAAGATTTACAACCGCCGCTCGGTGGCTGTTGACGAGATCGTGGAGTACTTCTTGTCCTACGCGGAGCGCTTGCGCCCGCTGGTCATCGATTCCACCTACGTCCTGAACAAGGCTTTGGACGAGGACAAGGTGGTCCTCATGGAGGGCGGCCAGGCCACGTTCCTCGACGTTGACCACGGCACCTACCCGTTCGTGACGTCCTCGAACCCCACCGCTGGTGGCGCGTCCGTGGGCTCCGGCATTGGCCCAACTCGTATTTCGCGAGCTATCGGCATCATTAAGGCCTACACCACGCGTGTTGGCGCCGGACCGTTCCCCACCGAACTGTTCGATGACATGGGAATCTACTTGCAGAAGACCGGCGGTGAGTTCGGTGTGAACACCGGACGTCCGCGTCGCTGTGGCTGGTATGACGCGTTGTTGGCCCGTCACGCTGCACGCGTCAACGGTTTCACGGACTTCTTCTTGACGAAGCTGGACGTGCTCACTGGCATCGAAGAAATCCCAGTGTGCGTGGCCTACGACGTTGACGGTGTCCGTCACGACGAAATGCCAATGACCCAGACCGAGTTCCACCACGCGAAGCCAATCTTCGAGTACTTCCCGGGTTGGACTGAGGACATCTCCGGCGCCAAGACCCTCGAAGATCTGCCGCAGAACGCTCGCGACTACGTGCTTGCTCTTGAGCGCATGTCCGGAGCTCGCTTCTCCGCGATCGGTGTGGGACCGGACCGCGATCAGACGATCGTTCGGTACGACCTCATCAACGGCTAA
- a CDS encoding CoA-binding protein, with translation MTDITTAQPASPERTWEGPSAPERLNILRSTKTIAIVGASDKPSRASYFVATYLLSSTRYKVYFINPTVKEILGQPVYASLADLPEVPDLVEVFRKHDDLPGVLEEAKAIGAKTIWLQLGSWHEGVAHDAEAAGMNVVMDRCVKIEHARFHGGLHLAGFNTGVISSKRQVLA, from the coding sequence ATGACGGATATTACGACGGCGCAGCCCGCTTCCCCAGAGCGCACGTGGGAGGGCCCTTCGGCTCCCGAGCGGCTCAATATCTTGCGCTCCACGAAGACGATTGCGATTGTTGGCGCGAGCGATAAGCCAAGCCGCGCTTCCTACTTCGTGGCGACGTACTTGTTGTCTTCGACGCGTTACAAGGTTTACTTCATCAACCCCACGGTCAAAGAGATCTTGGGCCAGCCGGTCTACGCTTCGTTGGCTGACTTGCCGGAGGTTCCGGATCTGGTGGAAGTCTTCCGCAAGCACGATGATCTTCCAGGTGTTTTGGAAGAGGCCAAAGCAATCGGCGCGAAGACCATCTGGTTGCAGTTGGGTTCGTGGCACGAGGGTGTTGCCCACGATGCCGAAGCCGCTGGCATGAATGTTGTCATGGATCGTTGCGTGAAGATCGAGCACGCCCGATTCCACGGTGGCTTGCACTTGGCCGGCTTCAATACTGGAGTCATCAGCTCTAAGCGTCAGGTTCTTGCCTAA
- a CDS encoding carbon-nitrogen hydrolase family protein encodes MKISVGQIAPTGDVAKNLEIMGRLASHAAAEGVQLILFPEESMFTVKAVEGDFREAVARDWPIFSEGLARITEKNGIAVVAGGYEPNNGDRPYNTVLAVDASGAELKTYRKIHLYDAFSYQESRTISAGDPNDIPIFTVGGLKFGVMTCYDIRFPEVARRLAVHGAEVILVPAAWFKGDHKVEHWRTLLKARAVENTVWVAAAGSATDSTVGYSAILDPVSIAVDFLEGEPEGVATADVSRKRIDEVREFLPVLVNRRIGVEAEVAAVKTSSIPIV; translated from the coding sequence ATGAAGATTAGCGTTGGACAAATTGCACCTACCGGGGACGTCGCAAAGAACCTGGAAATCATGGGTCGTTTGGCTTCTCATGCCGCAGCTGAGGGTGTGCAGTTGATTCTGTTCCCCGAAGAATCCATGTTCACGGTGAAAGCCGTTGAGGGTGACTTCCGGGAGGCTGTTGCGCGCGACTGGCCCATCTTCTCCGAGGGACTGGCGCGCATCACGGAAAAGAACGGCATTGCCGTGGTCGCCGGCGGATACGAGCCGAACAACGGCGATCGCCCTTACAACACCGTGCTTGCCGTGGACGCTTCTGGCGCTGAGCTGAAGACGTACCGCAAGATCCACTTGTATGACGCTTTTTCCTACCAGGAATCCCGGACCATTTCCGCGGGCGACCCCAACGACATCCCCATCTTCACGGTCGGCGGCCTGAAGTTTGGCGTCATGACCTGTTACGACATCCGCTTCCCAGAAGTGGCCCGCCGTCTAGCCGTTCACGGAGCTGAGGTCATTCTGGTTCCGGCTGCGTGGTTCAAGGGCGATCACAAGGTGGAGCACTGGCGCACACTCCTCAAGGCTCGCGCCGTCGAAAACACGGTGTGGGTTGCAGCGGCAGGTTCTGCCACTGATTCCACCGTTGGCTACTCGGCCATCTTGGATCCCGTTTCCATCGCTGTGGACTTCCTCGAGGGCGAGCCCGAAGGCGTGGCCACCGCGGATGTTTCCCGCAAGCGCATTGACGAGGTGCGCGAGTTTTTGCCAGTTCTCGTGAACCGACGCATTGGCGTTGAGGCCGAGGTAGCTGCAGTCAAGACCTCCTCGATCCCCATCGTTTAG
- a CDS encoding RNA polymerase sigma factor, which produces MANTLNDDVILRAQKSDPLALRAIYEDLAGKVVGYLRARGVEDAEAACQEVFLALFSSLPTLQGGVDGLRALTYSIAHSRQVDYHRKRASAPQHFEFLEDDSPLEPSAQDQVLSRYLSPAVERALAELPELQRECIILRTVVGLSIQETAAALEKSEGAIKQLQRRALESMKKSLSSAKEVSGLD; this is translated from the coding sequence GTGGCAAATACGCTAAATGACGATGTCATTTTGCGTGCCCAAAAAAGCGATCCTTTAGCGCTACGGGCTATCTATGAAGATCTTGCGGGCAAAGTGGTGGGCTACCTCCGCGCTCGCGGGGTCGAGGATGCAGAGGCGGCATGCCAGGAGGTTTTCCTGGCGCTGTTCTCGAGTCTTCCAACTCTTCAGGGTGGCGTAGACGGCTTGCGGGCGCTGACATACTCCATCGCTCATTCGCGGCAGGTTGATTACCACCGCAAAAGAGCCAGCGCACCGCAACACTTTGAATTCCTCGAAGACGATTCACCGCTTGAGCCCTCTGCTCAGGATCAGGTGTTGTCTCGGTATCTTTCCCCTGCAGTGGAGCGGGCTCTTGCAGAGTTGCCGGAGTTGCAGCGCGAGTGCATCATCTTGCGAACCGTTGTGGGGTTGAGTATTCAGGAAACAGCGGCCGCGCTAGAGAAATCAGAAGGCGCCATCAAACAGTTACAGCGCCGCGCTCTTGAATCGATGAAGAAATCGCTGAGTTCTGCAAAGGAGGTGTCAGGTCTTGACTAA